A window of Gossypium raimondii isolate GPD5lz chromosome 7, ASM2569854v1, whole genome shotgun sequence genomic DNA:
taatggtaaaattatacttcacccttaaaaaatgataaaaattttatttaaaattttaaatattataaaaaaaatatagactattaaaatgatgaaattacatttttactatcgtaaaagtataaatttaatttcggccccccaaaatgaattttttgactCTGCCACTGGACATATTCTTATGCAACCAATGTGTCCCATAAGTGAGGAAGTGCAAGAAACCTCAAATCACCTATTCCGCTCGTGCtccatgtaacagcctgacttttAGTGatgtcgaaaacagtggttcgaggccactaaattcgacgagtaagctcgtaaattttattatttaatatttacgagtcaaatatggtttaaaaaaattttgaattggtaatttatgtcttataatgaattattagattCGAGTGATAAAACCctagttcaagtggttttagaaaatgaggtatcgggacatcgtttctataaatcgagccgtaaagatttttataaatatttacgaagtgtcattaatgtaatattcaatttttgttgaaaatttttaacgtttgacagttaattaattaaaagaactaaattgaaaatggtgTAAAACttactaattataataataaaatgactaaatgacttgattaataaataaagaaataccTAAATAGCAATTATGCCTAAATGAAAAGATGAGGCGGCATAACatggaaaaatataataaaataaagccattaatggcaaatttgtaattaaattgaaattaaaataaaataaaagtgaaattagaAAGTTTCTAGGCAATTCTTTATTCTTCTCCCAATTTTCGGTTCAAAAACAAACATGGGAGAGCTCGTTGAGCTggttcttcaatttttcttcatgtgagttcaattcttactcgtttcttgtaatttttatgtttttgagattgttacaattaggtccaactaaatcTTACtctagttttttattttgttaaagattttgaatgtttccatcgatgaatatatatgattttagttattaaatgatgaatttgatatgttggttgatatttaaaagtattttgttaagtaattttgatgaattttttattagggactaatttgttaaaatagtaaaaatataagggtttgttgtaaaattattgaaaaattaggCTGTATTGAATGCCATTAATATTCTTCTAGCATgggtttgcattaaaaatggttaatttgcatgatttgggcccagggactaaattaaataaaagcaaaattttaagggcaattttgtaaaaatttcaaaaatgaccaaattgcatgaaatgaattgtttgataatttaaattaataacttgaatgaaatattaatttagatcaagatcgggtgaaAAATCGAAGGAAAttgaaaattaccaaaatgcctatgtatcttggtatttctgtaatttagccggtaagtgtaacaccccaaacctggtctaaacgttatgaccgaatctagcgatgtcacattgtaacaccccttacccgtattcgacgccggaatagggtacgaggtgttacaatgtgacatcgctagattcaGTCATAACGTTtggaccgggtttggggtgttacagtaagttcgtatgaactatattctatataattttgattaaactgaatgttatttggtgatggaTATTATACATATGCGTGTGTTCTATTgttagaattgaattattattggaaatagattatcgaatttaatactcaatttggattgaacgcgggattgagtacaatcatTTTGTggtaaaggatgaattgacggataagaccataactgggttatgacactatgaacgtaagaccatggttggaccatggtagtgtttatatgtaagaccatagctgggctatggcattctgatgataagaccaaactgggttatggcactatgaaCGTAAGGCCATATTTGGACCATGACAatgtttatatgtaagaccatagctgggttATGGcgttctgatgataagaccataactgggttatgacaTTATGAATGtaaatgatgaattgacggaaaatGTAAAGGATAAATTGACGACAAATTACCAAAGTAaatcgaggttcagcatttgttgcgaactttcgtgtttactttctgtttagctctcatgagcttctgttcagccttcgggcttctaaaaacgatgtactcatatccttAAGTCATTCTTCGAATGGTAAAATAACATGAGTTGTTTTTGGATGATATATGCATATGAAGAAAcaataagagaatgatatgtgtcatgatatgtatatatatcaatatcttgatatgttgatacatggaaattatgtaagttgtgatgagtaataaactcaagtgtgatatgttgataaaataagtttatcaatgttgaatttatatgaaatatgttcaagtatgctaacaagtgttgttgttgaCGTTTAGACAAGTGCCAAGTTACTAgttaaatggtaatatgtttaatatatgaGGCGTTGAAAGGGTAATtactcaaatgaaaatatacttgtgctcatgaaagagtggtaagtttTTAGCtatgcaatttcttataaaatgaattatcgtgtgattaattcgaaaaaggtctatgtttaaatgcactatcTTGTatctatggttgaatgatatgcttatgactggtgtgttatgcatatggaatgagcgtggaaagtaaagaaacgcaagtgaaaataaataaattttggaagagttaaagttgtttaaaatcatACTATGCTAGGAATATTATGTATAAGTGATACTGTATATTTATTCACTTAGTGAGTTGTTAAATATAACTTCATGAGTATTGTTGTAACaatattagattattttttataagtataaattttatatttgaaaatgaagtattatgattaaagtttatacgagcttactaaacaTTCATTGCTTgtgtatttgttttcttctatttttcagattatcggaagcttgattgggttggaagcttgtcggagatatatcacactatccattggttctatcggtatttttgaatgttttgattttggttataatggcatgtataagctttTTGTTTAATGATGGCTTATATGTAGTGTGTTGAGTTTAGCCACTTATTTTGGCTTGTATTGAATGTCTAATTATGGCTTGTTAATATATGTAGTGTTGATTGTAGATAGACATGAAATTgagtgagaaatatggcttgtaaaatggcttattttcgttcacacgggcagagacacgggcatgtgttccttatttctaataaaatttttaaaattttaggaaaaattccCTGAGTATCCGGTTTAGTCCCAATTCACTTCTAAGGTGAACATTGGGCTTCGAAGGtccatttaagggacaatatgagtgttatataattgatttttaatatgtgtaacaaaaGTTGGGAAATGTccgtatttaatttgtaaagtttggtaatgcttcgtaaccctgttccagtAACGGAtgagggttaggggtgttacacttcaTCACGAGGGCAGTGTGGTTTGCCATCCCACGGGCATTACATTTGGAAATAAGGGTGAATGCAAACATACATGCATGTGGCACCTGGCATATTCACTACTTCTCTCCCACTCCTTTCATAAACCTCATGGCCCTGGCATACAACAACGAAATGGAAGTTTGTGGGGCTGCAATGGCACCAGAGGGTTACATCAACTAACCTGTTTTTAAGATCATACACTACAAAAGCATTTCTGCAATCCATAGCAAAAAACTCTTAACTCGCCGGATCTTACGTAAATTGCACTCTTAcgaatgcaacatgcttgcttTATATAACATAATCAACAATGGAACTCAATCCTAACAAGCAAGGCCAGGGTCCACTGGAAACTAGGACCTATCCTTGCAAACATTCAGAAGTTGGGTGCTGCACTATAAATTTCTGTTGTGCAACATTCACACCATCTCACTCATACAACACATAGATTGGCAAGAGGGGTGACCACGAGACAACTTGCACAGGATTAGGAACCCTAATTAATTACTGTACTACATCTGAATTtgtttctaaaaagaaaattgaccTGATGTGTTTTAATAGTATCACTTGACAACcttgattttatctttttaacatagtggatcaatttaaataatagaagataatttaatctttctgagataaaaaagtttaggtatcaaaataacaaaacatgTATAGTTGAGAGGCCAAATTTAGCATTAAGTAAATATTCTTTTCATTAGAAATCACATAGATCATGGATAAAGACAAACCTAACAAATCAGACGGTGTGAATTCTAACAGTCATCCGTTCCCCCAAAACCGACTGTCACATTATCTCTGACATCAAACCttcttttgatattttcttctACGACCAAAGTACTCCAGCGATACCTACTGATTATAGCTTCTTCAAAACCTAACATAAAACCCTAATTCTCAATCGTTAACATTCTCTTTCAATTGGGTTCTCTTTCCTTTTGCTACTTACCCCTCTTTTGATTTTCCGCTCCTTTCCTGTCTAAGCTCTGCCATACGCAACGAAAATGGAAATTCCACTTCCAAACGGTGTCATGTTGGACAGTTCCGTGGGCTTTGCACTGCAAGCTATGGTTGTCGAGACCGCCATTGTTGTTACAAATTCAGTCGCTTGGTTGCTGATGATGGtataattttctttccttttttgcCTTTTAGTTCTCCTTGAGCCACTGGTTTCTTCTGCTCTTTGTTTTATGAGGGttctccctctctctctctctctctctttaatttaatgtgaaattgacaAATTTTCTGTGAAGATTTGATTCCATTGTTCTAAAAtcttgaagtttgaaattttgctaaactttttttcctatttttttatgCTGGGGATTTTGTTGCTTTGCCTAATAGGTTGtctagaatatttaattttcatagaaTTTAGTAGGACTAAGTTACTCAGACTTGGGTATGATTGTGGGATAGAGTATGCATCCTCGAATCCATGTGTCGTACATGagtatttaaagaaaaatgaggaGTCCGAGTACTAGTAGTAGTAGGATGTCAAGGAAGAACTTAATTAAGATGTTTAGTTGCATTGTTTGATTCAACCCCTTACTTTTAGGATTTAAGAacagttttattttgttaattgtCTTATTTTTCTATGTGATTTGCTGTAAATgcttgtttatttctttgttctttgcTCTAAGATACTATTTTTCACTCACATGACAACCAAATAATTTCGAGTTCTCCTTGTTCTAAAGTTGCGTCGTCTGATTTGGGGAAatgcttgtttatttatttgttacaCATTGCTCACAAACTGCACTTGGAAGAACACTTGTTTTATCCTCAGCACGAGTTTGGTGTTTTTCCAGATGGGAACTATGCCTAATGGAATTGATGTCCTCATCAAAGAGCCTGAAGCATATGCAGGGTTAGTTGCATAAATCATTTTGCCTAACTTGTTCTTGTTCTTCTTCCATGGAATGGGGAAAACCGTTCGATTTGCTTTTGCAGGTTTCTGCTTGCTCTTCTTGCAGTGAGAAAGCCTGGTCTGGAGAACAAGGATGCTGGTGACACTGAGGATGATGACAATGATGATGAGGAAGATGAAGCAGCAGGTGATCAAGATGAAGATGCAGGTGAGGAGGAAGATGGATCAGGTGAAGACGGTGAAGATGAAGGGGATCCAGAAGATGAACCTGATGCCAATGGAGATGGGGCCAGTGGAGAAGAGGACGAAGATGATGACGACgatgacgacgacgacgacgacgacgatgaTGGCGAGGAAggtgaagaagaagaggaagaggaggaagaagatgaagaagaggaagagCTTCAGCCACCGGCTAAAAAGCGAAAATGACCTAAGATGTTTCTTGTTTAGTCTTTGCTGAGTTTGGGGGTATGAGCTAAGATGTTAGAGATTGTGACAATTTGGAAATCAGACATGTTTGGTATTTCCTAACATACACTCATTGTATCATTATATAACTTCTGCTTCACTCTTCACTCATCTACTCCTTTGTATGACTTTCTCCTTTGAGGGTTAATGTATCACAACCTTTAAAACAGATTGGTCTGCTCTTTCTCCCTTGAGGTTTTGGATTAGTTTGAAAACCGTAATCTGGATTTTTGTTCATGTAGAGGGACTGAAATGCaatcttttaagttttattgATTAAACTCAGGTAGGATATAAGAGCCTCATATTTAAGCATTTATTGTTCTAACTACAAACTAAATGGAATTGTTTTCAACAGGGGTCAACCATGGATCCAGAAGGAAACATAATAAAGTGAGGATCCCAGGCATAGGCGAAACTAACTGAAGCGAAACCGTTCAAAGCATTGCCGTTGATAACGAGGCAATTGTTGCCTTGTTTCTGAAAAATATTAGGATCCACAGTTTCTCGAGATTGGAATCGCAAGAAAGCGTTAGTTTATGTTGAGCGCATTTGCAGTTGTTGATAATTGTCACTTTCCATTCAGCCATACCTTGTACCTGTACTCCTGTTCTCACTGTACCAACAATGATGTCGTTCAAGGAGCAAACACAAAACCCTGCATTtatattaccaaaaaaaaaacaccctcGAGACCAACTAGTCTGAAACAATCTTGATCGCTACATGAACAAAATCTTGGTAACTATACTAGACAAGGTAGCTTACCTTGGCCGACAAGACCCAGAACAAGAATTGCTACAAGACCCTACTGGAAGAAGCCATTGTTTTGATTAAGGTTTGTGATGTTGGTAAGGGTACATCTGTGTCGACTAATATAATTTTGGAGCAAACCATGGCTTTAAATTTCCCTTGGCGATGCATCTtctatttaatgttttttttttcttttctaacaaTTGGACCAATTGTTCAAACTTTTTTAAGATGGGAAGATTTTGCGAATCTTCAATCTGTAAAGATAAGTGGACCAGTATTAAGAGCAGAATTTGCACATTGAAAGCCATTTAATTTGAGATTTTGTGGcatctttaatatatatacatatatttgtcATTAtgttctaaattaatataaaaattagaaggTGCTTTGTATAGTGAGAGACACAACAAATTAGTAAATTTGGGCGTTATTGAGAGACTgtgaaaaggaaaatcaaattagtCATGAAGAAGACGACTGTGGTGAATGTGCTGCATGTAAATTTATATAGTGGGAGTACAGGTGAGTGTTTGAtcaaattgagtgaaatttttttaagttagttGAGTtaatgagttttattttatcattctatctcatatttaattttttttcaatctaagttaagtgaaataaaatttgagtctGTATATGCCCTCAAGATCATtatataagaattttaaaatatatatatattcttcacaagttttcttaaaataaatttttataatttttaatttttatgaaattttataattttttataatgtaCTCATTTCAAATtgatgacaaaataaaatatttacaccaatatgtaatttgaattgtaaattcaATTTAACTCAAACTCGAAAAACCGAATTACTTATTCAAATtgactaaaaaaattgaataatccgattcaattaactcaaaatttaaaaaacatattgatttttttgattaGGGAGAAAAGTTACACTTGCAAATAATGAGAGAAATTGGCAAAGATAGTGAAAGGAAAGGTTACGTGATCATAACATTTGCAAAGAGTGCACTATTTGTTCAATGGGATGATGGAACTCGTGTTATAACGAAAGGCTAAGAAGCGGACTGCTTAATAGATGGATAATGTctataacaataaattttcaaCTCTTCTTTGTTTATGACATCAAAGC
This region includes:
- the LOC105771494 gene encoding phosphopantothenoylcysteine decarboxylase subunit VHS3, producing the protein MEIPLPNGVMLDSSVGFALQAMVVETAIVVTNSVAWLLMMMGTMPNGIDVLIKEPEAYAGFLLALLAVRKPGLENKDAGDTEDDDNDDEEDEAAGDQDEDAGEEEDGSGEDGEDEGDPEDEPDANGDGASGEEDEDDDDDDDDDDDDDDGEEGEEEEEEEEEDEEEEELQPPAKKRK